The following nucleotide sequence is from Cellvibrio sp. PSBB006.
TCAATAACGGAGGGCGGCTTCAATAACCCGGATTAACCTTCATCAGATGCGCTGGAGGATCAGTTCAAGCACCAGTTTGCTGCCAAAATAAGCGAGCATTAATAGGGCGAAACCACCGAGCGTCCAGCGAATCGCCGTATAGCCACGCCAGCCGAGACGGTGACGACCCCAAAGTAGCAGAGCGTAGATGACCCAGGCGGCAATAGAGAAAACAGTTTTATGTGCCAGGTGTTGGGCAAAGATATCCTCCAGAAACCACATGCCGGAGAGAATGGACAAGGTCAAGAGGATTTCGCCGGCCCACAACAATTCAAAGAGCAATGACTCCATGGTTTGTAGGGGCGGTAATAAACGCACATTACCAATGGTGTGTTTGTTTTTTAATTGGTGATTTTGATAAGCCAGCAAAAGCGCTTGCAGGGTAGCAATAGTCAGCAGGCTGTACGCCAGGATGGACAGGATGACGTGGCTGGCCAGTTGATAGGAGATCTGGACATCTGCATCGTTTCCGGCAATGGAAGCTCCCACCGCCAGAACGGACAGGGGACTCAACAGAATAAACAGATTATGCAGAGCCTTCTTGAGGCTGCTGAGCAGCACAATCAGGTTGATGACCCAAAAGATGAGCGATGACACCGAAAAAAAACCCAACTGTACCCCGGTATGGGCGGCACTGAGCCCATAGATGCCGCCGCCATGAAAAACGAGCGCAGCGCCGATCAAGGCAAATAAACCGGTGCGGTGAATGGCTTGTTGACGGGCAAAACAGTGGATTGAATAAAGACCGGCTATGACATAAAAAAGGATCGCTGCAAGATTCGCATAAAGTGTCATTGTTTCTGCCTGGTCCATGAAAACGTCCGGGGAAAGAGCCTCTAAATGCGAATGAGGCGCGTTCGAGTGATAGAGTAGCGCCAAAGTTTGTCACAGGATGAGCGCAAATAGAAGCGCTGGATAGATCCTTGATGTATCAAGGGGTTAACTCCCGAGGATGCTGGCAATTCGCCGGTCATTTGAGGGTATAATCGCCGCCTGATTCCGTTAACCGATACGAAGAAACGGTTCGGCATTTTCATGAATAGCATCATTACTCAACGATTGTCTGAGAAAGCTTATGTTTGAGAATTTAACAGATCGTCTTTCCCACACCTTGCGAAGCATGACCGGCAAGGCCCGCTTAAGTGAAGACAACATCAAGGATACGCTGCGCGAAGTCCGCAAAGCGCTGCTGGAGGCGGATGTTGCCCTACCGGTGGTTAAAGCCTTTATTGACCAGGTCCGCAGCCGTGCGCTTGGGCAACAAATCGGTAAAGCGCTCAACCCCGGCCAGCAATTCATCAAGATTGTAGAGAATGAATTGATCAGCGTAATGGGATCGGCCAATGAAGGGCTCAAGCTGGCGGTGCAGCCGCCCGCTGTGATCCTGATGGCCGGTTTGCAGGGGGCCGGTAAAACGACCTCAGTGGCCAAATTGGCGCGCTACCTTAAGGAACGTGAAAAGAAAAAAGTCCTTGTTGTCAGTGCGGATATCTATCGCCCGGCTGCTATTCAGCAATTGCAGACCCTCGCGCAGGAGGTTGGCGTTGAGTTTTTCCCCTCCACAGCAGAGCAGCGTCCGGTAGATATCGCGCGTGGCGCTATCGAACATGCCAAGCGGCAATTTGTTGATGTCGTGATTGTGGATACTGCTGGACGGCTGCATATCGACAATGAGCTGATGGGTGAGATCCAGGATTTGCATAGGGCCATCAAACCGGCGGAGACCCTATTCGTTATCGACGCCATGATCGGTCAGGATGCGGTAAATACAGCCAAGGCTTTCAATGACGCATTGCCCTTAACCGGTGTGATTTTAACCAAGGCTGATGGTGATGCCCGCGGTGGCGCGGCCTTATCTGTCCGCCATGTCACCGGTAAGCCGATCAAATTCCTCGGGATGGGGGAAAAGGTTGATGCGCTTGAGCCTTTCCATCCGGAACGTATTGCCTCGCGCATTCTCGGTATGGGAGATGTACTGTCGTTGATCGAGCAGGCAGAGCGGAGCATCGACAAAGAAAAAGCCGACAAGCTGGTAAAAAAAGTTACCAAGGGCCAAAAGTTCGATCTCGAAGATTTACGTGATCAGCTGCAACAAATGCAGAACATGGGTGGTTTGACCTCCATGCTCGATAAGCTGCCGGGCATGGGTAATATGGCGCAGATGGCTCAGCAGTCCAATATGGGCAAGCAGTTCAAAGTGATGGAAGCCATCATTAATTCCATGACACCGGAAGAGCGCCGTAACCCGGAAGATCTGAATGGTTCCCGTAAACGTCGTATCACCCAAGGTTCCGGCACACAAATCCAGGACTTGAACCGCCTGCTGAAGCAGTACAAGCAGATGGCTAAAATGATGCAAAAAATGAAAGGTGGCGGCATGTCCAAGATGATGCGTGGCTTGGGGGGAATGATGCCGGGCGGTATGCCTCCAGGTGGCGGATTACCACCGGGATTTCGCCGTTGACAAATAGCTGAAAGCGTCGCGCATTGCGGCGCTTTTTTTACAGGCTTCTTTGGTGCATTCTATGGCACTGGAATTACGATTTTTTACACATGCCGTGGAATTTTTAATTTCCTGCAACCTCTGATGAAAGAATCCACTGTATTGCCACGATGGATTCAGCATTCATAAAAAAATAATATTTCAACAATAACAATCGCGGGAATACCGCGCAGGAATTGATTATGAAATCAATGATGTTTTTTACACTGCTTATATCGGCCTTTCTGCTATTAATTGCCTGCCAACAAACTGGACAGCCTCACGCAACCCCTGAAGCAGACAAACAACCTGTAGCGAATGAGCTTTCTCCCGCTTATCGAGCGGCAACGAAGCAAGAATTATCAGGCACTTGGTACATCGAATATATTGGTGACCGACCCGTGCTTGACCGAAGCCCGGCGCGCGTCCAGTTCACGGAAGATGGGGCCATTAACGGCAACGCCAGTTGTAATCGCTTTTTTGGTTCATACACCTATTCAGATAAAAAGCTTGTGATTCCGCAAAGTCTTGGTGCAACCAAGATGATGTGTCTGCCCGCATTGATGGAACAAGAGCAACGCTTATTTCAACATTTGCCCAATGCGGTGCAAGCCAGTTTACTAAACGGCTTGTTGGTTCTGCGTGATGCCCGGGGTAACCAGGTTATCAAAGCCTCCCGCGACGAATCTCAATAATCATGACCAGTCCGAACAAAAATAAAGACAAAAGTAAAAAGGATGCGCGCGATATTCGTGCAGAAGCGTTAAAGATCGCTAATAGCCAACATATCGACGGGCAAACCCGGGAACAGACCCGATTGATTGCTTCGGGTATACAGCGGGGCATGGAGCAGTTTTTGCGTCAACAAAATGAGAAAGCCCGAGAGCTGGACAAGCGTATGAAAAAAGTCCAGCGTCTGGCTGTAAGCCATCAGCAGCCGGAATCGGCAGCAGATACTGAAGTCGTGGCACATACATCAATGAATGTGTCCCGGTTGCCTTGGGTGCTATTAATTATTTCCTGGATTCTCTTTGTGGCTTATGTCTGGTGGGGTTCGCGGTAGTTCATCCATTCTTGTCGATAAAGTTTACGTGTGGAGCGATGATTGATTTGGCGGGTGATATTAAGGCTTTGATTTTTGTAGATTATTTTTTGAAAAAATCCTTGGCTTATTATTTGCTTTCTTCAGGTGGTCGATAGTTAATATCGCTTTATAACCCCCTTTCGCCTCATTCGTTGAATCAAAGGAATTGATCATGAAAGTATTCAGCACAGCTTTATTGGCTTCTCTATTATTTGCCTTGCTCACTTTTCCCGCTGCTGCATCCATGGGTGACAGCCTTCAGGACGGTTCACCATTGTTTGCCTTATTTGCTATTGGTTTGTTGGGACTTGTGGTGTCCCGTCGCAAATTCCGCCACTGATAACGTGCTCCAGGGTTCCGTCAGGATTCGTCCGACGCGGCACCCTGAAGTGTGGCTACCAGGCTTCTCCACCCACTTTTATTACGGTGTTCGCACAAGTAAATGCCTTGCCAAATCCCCAGGTTGAGCTTACCCCCGGTAATGGGGAGCGTCAGGCTGGAGCCAAGGATACAATTCTTGATATGTGCGGGCATGTCATCGTCCCCCTCGTAATCATGGCGATAATAAGGTGCCCCCTCGGGTACCAGGTGATTGAAATGATTTTCAAGGTCTTCACGCACAGTGGGGTCTGCGTTTTCGTTGATGCTCAAAGAGGCGGATGTGTGTTGAATGAATAAATGCAGGAGCCCGCAATTAATTTGTTTAAGCTCCGGCAATGCAGCGATGACTTCGTCGGTGATTAAATGAAATCCGCGACTTTTAGCGCGCAATCGAAATTCTTTTTGTAACCACATAATCGTTCCTCGCATTGCTGTATCTGGCACTCGTTATTCGGCCGGACTCTTTTCTTCTTCCTTGTCATCATCTTTCGGACACTCACCTTCACTATAGCCGGTGACATTTTTATCGCTACAGGCCGTACAGGCATTGCCAAAAGTTTTGTATTCAGCACTGGGGCATGGGGTCGTGATACAGCGGATACCGGTATCGACCAGACCGCATACGGGTTGATATATCTGGGTGCATACCTCGGGGCGGTTGTCCGGACATTGAATCAAGGTTTGCATTGACTCTTCTGTCTGCTCGGATTTATCGGTTTGCGCCTGCTCGTTTTTTTCCTGGCATGCACTGATGAAGAAGCATAAAAGCAGGGCTAGCAATGTGGATTGCTTCATTCTGACTCTCCGGTCGGGCCGCGTGGGGTGAGTGGCTGGTTCTCAAAACGAACGCCATTCCAGCCTGTGCGAATAAAGTTACGAATATTCTGGTGGTCGTCGCCATCAGGATTTTTTACCACATCTTCACGATAAAACGCCCCAAAACACTGCAACGTAGCTTCTGAGGATAATTGATGCATGTGCGCAAAAGCGAATAGCTTGCAGGAGCCGGCGTTTTCTCCTGCTGCATTTAACTGATCGCCATTCTGGAAAGCGGTAGGTGTGAAGCTGTAATGGGCATCAATAGCGGCCATGGTGTCGTTGAATTGGATTTCCGTGGGGTTTTCCTGCAGCCGTTGCAGGAATTTGTCTATCGTCGTCATAGGTTTCTCAGGTGTTGTTCGAGATTTCTAGTCTCTGGCTCTCGGGTGCTGATGGAAGCTGCGTTATGGTGTTGACTTGCTGTCGTCGACAGTTCTTATACATTAATCGCTCTTACCAAAACGCAGGAAGATATTTATAAAATTTCACTCCACTAAATTTGAATGTTTGATTTGTGCGCTTTTTGATCTTTTGACAGTGCTATGTCGGCTATTGTAATCGGGTCGTATCACAATACAACCCGGCCTGGTTGAACTATTGCACCCTTATCGTTCACGGGGAGCACTGGCCGCTTGGCTTTCTGTGGTCTATGTTAATATCTTCCCAGCCTCTTCCTCTTTCAATCATCAAAAACGGTACCGTCGTGAAAAAGCGCCCGATTTATATTCCTTTCGCCGGCCCGGCCTTGCTGGAAGCTCCTTTGTTGAATAAAGGCAGTGCGTTTACCCAACAGGAGCGGCAACAGTTTAATCTGGAAGGGTTGTTGCCTTACAACATTGAAACTATCGAAGAGCAAAAGGCGCGCGCCTATCAGCAACTTATTTCATTTCAAGCGGATATCGATAAACACATTTATCTGCGCAATATCCAGGATACAAACGAAACTTTGTATTTTCGGTTGGTGACGGATCACCTACAGGAAATTATGCCACTGATTTACACCCCGACCGTGGGATTGGCGTGTCAGCAGTTCTCCAAGATCTATCGTCGCAAGCGGGGTCTGTTTATTTCGTACCCCGACCGGGATCGCATCGATGATATGTTACAAAATGCCACCAAGCAGAACGTCAAAGTGATCGTTGTAACCGATGGTGAACGTATCTTGGGGTTGGGGGACCAAGGCATTGGTGGTATGGGGATTCCCATTGGTAAATTGGCACTTTATACCGCCTGTGGCGGAATAAGTCCTGCTTATACGCTACCGGTTACGCTTGATGTCGGTTGTAACAACCGAGCTTTAATTGACGATCCTATGTATATGGGCTGGCGGCATCCCCGGATAACCGGTGAAGAGTATTACGCGTTTGTTGACGAGTTTATTCAGGCTGTTAAGGTGCGTTGGCCCAATGCCTTGTTGCAGTTTGAGGATTTTGCCCAGGATCATGCGACGCCGTTGCTCAACCGTTATCGTGATGATATTTGTTGCTTTAATGATGACATTCAGGGGACTGCCTCTGTGACAGTGGGAACGCTGTTGGCAGCGTGTCTTGCCAAGGGCGAATCGTTGGCACAACAGCGCGTGGTATTTGCCGGTGCGGGTTCGGCTGGTTGTGGAATAGCTGAACAAGTGGTGCGGCAAATGTGTGCCGAGGGTTTAACTGAGGCACAGGCACGCAGCCGCATATTCCTGTTGAGTAAATCCGGTTTATTGCAAGAAAGTTCACCCAATCTTTATGATTTCCAAAAACCCTTGGCGGTCAATGACAATGTGGTGGCGGAATGGTCTTTAACGCACAGTAAAGCAGACGGAATAATCAATCTGATGGATGTTGTGGTAAACACACGTCCCACTGTT
It contains:
- a CDS encoding secondary thiamine-phosphate synthase enzyme YjbQ codes for the protein MWLQKEFRLRAKSRGFHLITDEVIAALPELKQINCGLLHLFIQHTSASLSINENADPTVREDLENHFNHLVPEGAPYYRHDYEGDDDMPAHIKNCILGSSLTLPITGGKLNLGIWQGIYLCEHRNKSGWRSLVATLQGAASDES
- a CDS encoding HopJ type III effector protein, translated to MTTIDKFLQRLQENPTEIQFNDTMAAIDAHYSFTPTAFQNGDQLNAAGENAGSCKLFAFAHMHQLSSEATLQCFGAFYREDVVKNPDGDDHQNIRNFIRTGWNGVRFENQPLTPRGPTGESE
- a CDS encoding inner membrane protein YpjD, giving the protein MDQAETMTLYANLAAILFYVIAGLYSIHCFARQQAIHRTGLFALIGAALVFHGGGIYGLSAAHTGVQLGFFSVSSLIFWVINLIVLLSSLKKALHNLFILLSPLSVLAVGASIAGNDADVQISYQLASHVILSILAYSLLTIATLQALLLAYQNHQLKNKHTIGNVRLLPPLQTMESLLFELLWAGEILLTLSILSGMWFLEDIFAQHLAHKTVFSIAAWVIYALLLWGRHRLGWRGYTAIRWTLGGFALLMLAYFGSKLVLELILQRI
- the ffh gene encoding signal recognition particle protein, producing MFENLTDRLSHTLRSMTGKARLSEDNIKDTLREVRKALLEADVALPVVKAFIDQVRSRALGQQIGKALNPGQQFIKIVENELISVMGSANEGLKLAVQPPAVILMAGLQGAGKTTSVAKLARYLKEREKKKVLVVSADIYRPAAIQQLQTLAQEVGVEFFPSTAEQRPVDIARGAIEHAKRQFVDVVIVDTAGRLHIDNELMGEIQDLHRAIKPAETLFVIDAMIGQDAVNTAKAFNDALPLTGVILTKADGDARGGAALSVRHVTGKPIKFLGMGEKVDALEPFHPERIASRILGMGDVLSLIEQAERSIDKEKADKLVKKVTKGQKFDLEDLRDQLQQMQNMGGLTSMLDKLPGMGNMAQMAQQSNMGKQFKVMEAIINSMTPEERRNPEDLNGSRKRRITQGSGTQIQDLNRLLKQYKQMAKMMQKMKGGGMSKMMRGLGGMMPGGMPPGGGLPPGFRR
- a CDS encoding NAD-dependent malic enzyme, with product MLISSQPLPLSIIKNGTVVKKRPIYIPFAGPALLEAPLLNKGSAFTQQERQQFNLEGLLPYNIETIEEQKARAYQQLISFQADIDKHIYLRNIQDTNETLYFRLVTDHLQEIMPLIYTPTVGLACQQFSKIYRRKRGLFISYPDRDRIDDMLQNATKQNVKVIVVTDGERILGLGDQGIGGMGIPIGKLALYTACGGISPAYTLPVTLDVGCNNRALIDDPMYMGWRHPRITGEEYYAFVDEFIQAVKVRWPNALLQFEDFAQDHATPLLNRYRDDICCFNDDIQGTASVTVGTLLAACLAKGESLAQQRVVFAGAGSAGCGIAEQVVRQMCAEGLTEAQARSRIFLLSKSGLLQESSPNLYDFQKPLAVNDNVVAEWSLTHSKADGIINLMDVVVNTRPTVLIGVSGQPGLFTKAVIEAMQVHCERPIVLPLSNPTSQVEGLPVDILRWTSGKAIVATGSPFPPVDIGNQRYEIAQCNNSYIFPGVGLGVIAAKASRITDGMMMAASRALADASPMVQQGQGALLPSLKNIRDVSKVIARAVFKQAVADGVAVPVPEELINGKIEGNFWTPEYRDYRRTSF
- a CDS encoding DUF2956 domain-containing protein — its product is MTSPNKNKDKSKKDARDIRAEALKIANSQHIDGQTREQTRLIASGIQRGMEQFLRQQNEKARELDKRMKKVQRLAVSHQQPESAADTEVVAHTSMNVSRLPWVLLIISWILFVAYVWWGSR
- a CDS encoding META domain-containing protein, coding for MKSMMFFTLLISAFLLLIACQQTGQPHATPEADKQPVANELSPAYRAATKQELSGTWYIEYIGDRPVLDRSPARVQFTEDGAINGNASCNRFFGSYTYSDKKLVIPQSLGATKMMCLPALMEQEQRLFQHLPNAVQASLLNGLLVLRDARGNQVIKASRDESQ